One Streptomyces umbrinus genomic window, AACTCCCGCCCCTACCTCCGTATCGCGCCCCCGAATCGCCCCCGCCCGTGAGGCACCCCCTCCGCAACTGCGACGGCTGCGACCGCGCCTTCCGCGGACCTGAGCCCGGCCGCTGTCGCGACTGCCGCGAGTTCCGGCAACCCGTCCCAGCGTTCACCTGACGGCGCCCACCCGCGGCTCGGCACTCCCCGCGCTCACCGCACGAACGGCCCAGGCAGGTACCTGAAGCAATGGACTTGCCGTACCACCCCACCTCGCCCAGACAGGAACCCGTATGGTCAGCTCGCCCCACGAGGCGATGCACCGCATCTTCCAAGAGCACCCGGATCTCTTCTCCCGGGTCTCCGAGGTGCTGGGCGTCGATTTCGGCTCACCCACCTCGTTCACCGTCCTGCCGACCGACCTCACAGAGGCCCGTCCGCTCGAACGTCGCGTCGACACACTGCTGCGGCTGGAGACAGAGGACGACGAGCCGCTGCTCCTCGCCGTCGAAGCCCAGGGCAAGAAGGACCCCGACAAGCCCGCGAGCTGGGCGTATTACGCTTCGTACCTGCTCACGAAGTACCGGTTGCAGCCGATACTGCTCGTCGTCTGCCAGGACCTCGCGACCGCCGAATGGGCAGCGCGACCGGTGCACTTCGGCCCTCGGCAGTGGCCTTTGCTCACCCTGCGCCCGCTGGTCGCGGGCCCGCACAACATGCCGGTGATCACCGACCCCGCCGAGGCCCGCAAGGACCTCGCACTCGCGACGCTGTGTGCGATCACCCACGCCAGGAACCCGGACATCGGGGCCATACTCAAAGCAATGACGACCGTCCTGCGGGACACACCGGACGCCGTCAAGAACCCCGTCATCGAATTCATCTCACAGGGCCTGGGCAAGCTGCCTGCCGCAGCACTTTGGAGGAAACTAGTGGCCGTGGACCTTTCTTTCTACAAGTCGCCCCTCTTTGAAGAAGTCCGCGAGGAGGCCCGGTCGAAGGCCTTGGCGGAGGGCCTTGCAGAGGGCCTTGCGGAAGGCCTTGCGGAAGGCCTTGCGGAGGGCCTTGCGGAGGGCCTTGCGGAGGGCCTTGCGGAGGGCGAGGCGCGCCGCGCAAGCGAGGACGTCCTGGCCGTCCTGGCGGAGCGCGGCATCGATGTCCCTGAGGATGCCCGTGAGCGCATCACCGGCTGCGGCGACCCCGAGATCCTGCGCCACTGGCTCCGGCGTGCCGTCACCGCCCCGGTGGCTGAGGACATCTTCACGGTCGATCAGCCCACGGACCTCGACACGAAACGCCGAGCCGGTACACAGACACCCGGAGGTGCCGCGATGAGCGGCGACGGCCGGCCCTGACGGACTGCCTTGTGCCGCACACAAGGGCTCAGTCTGTGTCTGTGTCTTCTGCGTCGGGTTCGGTGTCCATGAGGCCCGCTGCGTCCAGCAGGTACGCCGTCATCGGGTCGTAGTGGCGGGGGCTCGTGACGTGGTCGTCCATGGGGACGGTCACCTGGACCGTGCCCTCGGACTCCGCGAGGAACAGGGCCGGGTCGTTGCAGTCGGCGTAGCCCATGGAGTCGATGCCCAGCTGGCCCGCGCAACCGGCCCAGCCGTGGTCGGCGACGACCAGGTCGGGCAGCGGGCGGCCCGCGCTTTCCAGGCCCTTCAGGATCGCGCGCATCGGCTCGCCCGAGTGGGTGTGCCACAGGGTCGCGCCGTGTTCCAGGACCGCGACGTCCGCGAACTGGAAGACGTATCCCTCGTCCGTGGTGAGGCCGTCCGGGATCACGACGATCTCGCAGCCGGCGGAGCGCAGCGCGGCGGCGGTTGCGCGGTGCACGTCGAGGAGGCCGCCCGGGTGGCCCGTCGCGAACAGCACGCGCTGCTTGCCCGCGGCCGCCTTGCGCAGCCGGCCGGCCATCCGCTCCAGGGCGTCGACCGTCAGGTCCGGGTCGATGGTGTCCTGGCCGTAGCGGTACTCCGGGTCGTCGTTCACGCCGCACCTCTCGGCCATCACCGCCAGGACGTCCTGCTCGTCGGTCCAGCGGTCGCCGAGCTCCAGGCCGAGCCAGTAGTTGCGGTCGCCGTTCGCCAGCTTGCGGTAGTGGGAGAGGTTGTTCTCGCGGGGGGTGGCTACGTCGCCCGCGATACGCGTCCGTACGAGGTGGTCGACAAGGTCGGCGCGGCTGGGGGTCCCGGGTATCGGCATGCCCCCATTCTGCCGGTGCGCTCCGCTTGGTGGCCCCGGTGTATCGAACCGTGGGACATGGGTCACTCGGGGTTTGGGGCGGGGTGGAGGGCGTGGAGTGGGGTTGTGTGTCGGGTGCGGGTGGGTGGGGGCTTGTCGCGCAGTTCCCCGCGCCCCTGAGAAGCGGGGCTGCGCCCCTGCTTCTCAGGCCGAAGAGCCGCTTACGCGTGCCGCAGCGCGAACCACAGCTCCATGCGTACGTCCGGGTCGTCCAGGTCCGTGGAAAGCAGGGTCGCGCAGCGGGCGATGCGTTGGCGGACCGTGTTGCGGTGGACGGAGAGGGCTACCGCCGTGCGGTCCCAGCTGCCGTGGAGGGAGAGCCAGGTGCGGAGGGTCTCCGTGAGGGCCGGGTTCGCGGCGATGGGGGCCAGCACCGTACGGGCGTGAGCCGCGGCCTCGGACGGCGGGACCAGGTCGGCGAGGCCCGGGTGTTCGCCGTGGCGGACCAGACGGGCCCGGGTCGCTCTCGCACGGGACAGGGCACGGCCCGCCTGTGTGTCCGCGGACGCCCACTCCTGCGGGCCGACCGGGGCGCTGGCGCCGCATGTCCAGCCCGGTTGAGCGGCGAGTTCACGGTGGCCCGCGGGCACGAGGACCCGTACGACGTCACCGTCCACATCCACCAGTGCCGAACCGAGCGCCGCCCCCAGCGCGGACGCGGTGACGGCGTCCGGCGCCGGACCGTCCGGCCGTGCGTGCACCACCACCCAGCGCTCACCCCCGCCCAGCAGCGGCGCGACCTCATCCGGAGCGGCGCCGAGGAGCAGCCGTACCAGGGCCGAGGAGCGCGCGGCACCCGTGCTGCTCTGGTGCTCGCCGGTGAGGAGGGAGAGGAGTACCGCGCCCACGGACGCGATCGTGTGGTCGCCGGGATCGCGGCGCGGGGCGGCCACGCCCAGCACGAAGCCCTGCCCGGTGCCGAGGGCGTACGCCGCGAGGTGGACCCCTGCGGCGGTGTCACTCGCGGAGGAGGGAGAGGGGGAAGGGCTGGGGCCGGCCGTCGAGCTGCCGTCGGAACCGGATCTGCCCCCTGCCCCAGAACCGCCCCCTGTCCCGGAACCGTCCTCGGTGGCCGGCCGCACCACCGCCACCAGCCCGGCCAGCGCCTCGCTCACCTCCGCACCCGGGCTCGGTCCCGCACCCGCGCCGGCGCCCGGGCTCGGGCCCCCACCCGCGCCGACACCCGGGCTCAGGCCCGCGCCCGCGCCCGCGCGCAAGCCCCCGCCCGCACCCGCCGCACCCGGCATCCGCCCCGCCGAAGCCACCTCCCCGCCGTCCGGGGCGTACAGCGCGGCCCGGCCGCCCACCCGCTGGGCGAGCTGGCGCAGGACCGACGGGACCGGGTCCGGGCGGGCCGCGGCGGCGGCCAGGCTCTGCTGGGCCTCCGTGACGCGGCGGAGTTCGGTGTGGCGGGCCTGGGCCATGAGCTGCCAGACCGCCCGGGCCACGCCGGAGAAGGTCGTGCGGGGCGGGACCTCCACGAGGGGCAGCCCGTAGTCGTCGCAGGCCACGACGAGGGCGCGCGGGACCGTGTCGTGCACCGGGGCCACGCCGAAGCCGAGGGCGGCGCCGCCCGCCTCGACGATCCGGGAGACGTAGTCGTCGAAGTAGGTGCCCGAGCCCGCCGCCTCCGGCACGTGCACTCCTGCCGTGAGCAGCAGCTCGCCGCCGAGCAGATACGGGTACGGGTCCGCCATCTCCGAGGTGTGCGCCCAGTGGATCACCGTGGCCGAATCCTGGGGTCCCGCGATCTGCCGCAGGCCGAGGTCCTCCCGGGCCAGCAGTGCGGCGAGAGGGACGGGAGGTGTGGGTGGGACGGCAGGGGCGGGGCCTGGAACGGCAGGGTCCGGCATGGTGGACGTTTCCTCCATCGGATCCGGTGACTGTGGATGAAACGTACACTTCTTCGTTGCTTTCCGGCCACCTAGGGTCGTCCCCACCGGAGGCCGCGGGTACGGGCGGATGTCCCCGCGAACCGGCCACACGAACACGTCAAGCGAACACGTCAAGCGAACACGCCATGCGAAGTCGCCATGCGGACACGTGAGCCGTCAGTCACCGGCGAAGCCCCATCACCCACACGCACGACACGCCACCGAACGCGCGAAGAGGAGCCCCCAATGGCCGTCGACTACACAGTGATCGTCGTCTATCTGGTCGGCATGCTGGCCATGGGCTGGTGGGGCATGCGCCGCGCCAAGTCCAAGAGCGAGTTCCTGGTCGCCGGGCGGCGGCTCGGCCCGACGATGTACTCCGGCACCATGGCCGCGATCGTCCTCGGCGGCGCGTCCACCATCGGCGGCGTCGGCCTCGGCTACCAGTACGGGCTCTCCGGTGCCTGGATGGTCTTCACCATCGGTCTCGGTCTCCTCGCCCTCTCCGTCTTCTTCTCGGCCCGCATCGCCCGGCTGAAGGTCTACACCGTCTCCGAGATGCTGGATCTCCGGTACGGCGGCCGGGCCGGTGTCATCTCCGGCGTCGTCATGTGGGCGTACACCCTCATGCTCGCGGTCACGTCGACCATCGCGTACGCCACGATCTTCGACGTCCTCTTCGACATGAACCGTACGGTCGCGATCATCCTCGGCGGTTCGATCGTCGTCGCGTACTCGACGCTCGGCGGCATGTGGTCGATCACCCTCACCGACATGGTGCAGTTCGTCGTCAAGACCATCGGTGTGCTGCTGCTCCTGCTCCCGATCGCCGTCGTCAAGGCCGGCGGGTTCAGCGAGATGAAGGCGCAGTTGCCCACCGAGTACTTCGACCCGCTGGGCATCGGGGGCGAGACGATCTTCACGTACGTGCTGATCTACACGTTCGGCATGCTGATCGGGCAGGACATCTGGCAGCGCGTGTTCACCGCGCGCAGCGACACGACGGCCAGGTGGGGTGGCACGGTCGCGGGCACGTACTGCCTGGTCTACGCGCTCGCCGGTGCCGTCATCGGCACGGCGGCCAAGGTCCTCTACCCGAAGCTGGGCAGCCCGGACGACGCCTTCGCGACCATCGTGAAGGACGAACTGCCCATCGGTGTGCGGGGGTTGGTCCTCGCCGCCGCCCTCGCCGCCGTGATGTCGACGTCCTCCGGGGCCCTCATCGCCTGCGCGACCGTCGCCAACAACGACATCTGGTCGCGGCTGCGCGGAGCCGTCACCACCGCCTCCGACAGCACCGCCTCCGACACCACCGCCTCCGACACCACCGCCTCCGACGAGGAGCGCGACGAGGTCAGGGGCAACCGCGCCTTCATCCTCATCATGGGCGTCGCGGTGATCTGTACGGCGATCGCGCTCAACAACGTCATCGAGGCCCTGACCGTCGCGTACAACCTGCTCGTCGGCGGTCTCCTCGTGCCCATCCTCGGCGGTCTGCTCTGGAAGCGCGGCACCGCCCAGGGCGCCCTCGCCGCCGTCGTGGTCGGCGGCCTCGCGGTGATCGGCCTGATGGCGTCCTACGGAATCCTCGCCAACGAACCCATCTACTACGGGCTCCTCTCCTCCCTGGCCGTCTACGTGATCGTCTCGCTGGCCACCCCGGCGACCGACGCGGCGGTCCTCGCCGCCTGGCGCGAGCGGCTCGCGGGCCGCGCCTCCGAACCCGTGTCCGAATCGGTTCCGGCTCACCAGTAGAGTCGGAGAAGCAGCACATACGCGATGAAGCGTGTGAATCGCAGGAAAGAAGGCATTACCCCCATGAGCAGTTACGAGACGCCCCGCGGCCCCGTCGACTCGTCCCGCGTGCCACGGTTCGCGGGACCGGCGACCTTCGCCCGGCTGCCCCGGCTCGACGAGGTCGGCACCACCGACGTCGCCGTCGTCGGTGTGCCGTTCGACGCGGGCGTCTCGTACCGGCCCGGAGCCCGCTTCGGCGGCAACGCGATCCGCGAGGCTAGCCGGCTCCTGCGCCCGTACAACCCGGCCCAGGACGCCTCGCCCTTCGCCCTCGCCCAGGTCGCGGACGCCGGCGACATCGCCGCGAACCCGTTCAACATCAACGAGGCCGTCGAGACCATCGAGGGCGCCGCCGACGAACTCCTCGGCACCGGCGCCCGGTTGATGACCCTCGGCGGCGACCACACCATCGCGCTGCCGCTGCTGCGCTCGGTCGCCAAGAAGCACGGCCCGGTCGCGCTGCTCCACTTCGACGCGCACCTCGACACCTGGGACACGTACTTCGGCGCCGAGTACACCCACGGCACCCCGTTCCGCCGGGCCGTCGAGGAGGGGATCCTGGACACGGAGGCCCTCTCCCACGTCGGCACGCGCGGCCCGCTCTACGGCCGGCAGGACCTCACCGACGACGAGAAGCTCGGCTTCGGCATCGTCACCTCCGCCGACATCTACCGGCGCGGCGCCGACGAGGTCGCCGACCAGCTTCGCCGGCGCATCGGCGACCGCCCGCTCTACATCTCCATCGACATCGACTGCCTCGACCCGGCCCACGCGCCCGGCACCGGCACCCCCGAGGCCGGCGGCATGACCTCGCGCGAACTCCTGGAGATCCTGCGCGGCCTGGCCTCCTGCCACCTGGTCTCCGCCGACGTCGTCGAGGTCGCGCCCGCGTACGATCACGCCGAGATCACCTCCGTCGCCGCGTCCCACACGGCGTACGAACTCACCACCATCATGTCCCGCCAGATCGCGCAGGCCCGTGAGAAGAACGCGCAGGCGCCCGAGGAGACCGACGCCAAGTGACCCACGACCACGACCTGGTGCTCCGCCCGACCGTCGCGCAGACGGAGGCCGCACTCAACCCGCCCCCCGGACGCAACGGCGGAGACCTGGTCGTGGAGACCCTCACCGGTCTCGGCGCGACCACCGTCTTCGGCCTGCCCGGCCAGCACGCGCTCGGCATGTTCGACGCGCTGCGCCGCTCCGACCTCGCCTACATCGGCCTGCGGGTCGAGAACAACGCCGGGTTCGCGGCCGACGCGTACGGCCGGATCACCGGCGAGGCCGCCCCGCTGCTCCTGTCGACCGGCCCCGGCGCGCTGACCTCGCTGGCCGCGCTCCAGGAGGCGGCGGCCGCGAGCGCCCCCGTCCTCGCCGTCAGCAGCCAGATCCCCAGCGCGGGACTCGGCGGCGGACGGCACGGCTATCTGCACGAACTCCCGGACCAGCAGGCCTCGTTCAGGGGCGTCGTGAAGTCCGTCCACACGGTCCGTACGCAGTCGCAGATCCCCTCCGCGATCGCCGAGGCCTGGGAATCGGCGCTCACCGCCCCGCACGGCCCGGTCTGGGTCGAGATCCCGCAGGACGTGCTGCTCGCCGAGACGTCACTGCCCGTCGTCACGGCCGCGGACGCCGCGCCCCACGACCTCCCGCCCCGCCCCGAACTGACCGCCGTGGCCGCCGACCTGCTCTCGAAGGCGGCCCGCCCCGCGATCATCGCGGGCGGCGGAGTCGTACGGTCCGACGCGTCCGGCAAGCTGCGGCAGCTCGCCGAGCGGCTGAACGCGCCCGTCGTCACCACCTTCGGCGGCAAGGGCGCCTTCCCCTGGAACCACCCGCTCTCCCTCCAGTCCTGGCTGGAGGACCGGCACACCACGGACTTCCTGGAGGACGCCGACGTCCTGCTCGTCGTCGGCTCGGGCCTCGGCGAACTCTCCTCGAACTACTACACGTTCAAGCCCCGCGGCCGCGTCATCCAGATCGAGGCCGACCTCGGCAAACTGGAGTCCAACCACCCGGCCCTCGGCATCCACGCGGACGCCCGCCTCGCCCTGTCGGCGCTCCTCGAAACCGTGCCCGTACGGGAGGACGCGGACGCCGCGGACCGCGTACGG contains:
- a CDS encoding thiamine pyrophosphate-binding protein, which gives rise to MTHDHDLVLRPTVAQTEAALNPPPGRNGGDLVVETLTGLGATTVFGLPGQHALGMFDALRRSDLAYIGLRVENNAGFAADAYGRITGEAAPLLLSTGPGALTSLAALQEAAAASAPVLAVSSQIPSAGLGGGRHGYLHELPDQQASFRGVVKSVHTVRTQSQIPSAIAEAWESALTAPHGPVWVEIPQDVLLAETSLPVVTAADAAPHDLPPRPELTAVAADLLSKAARPAIIAGGGVVRSDASGKLRQLAERLNAPVVTTFGGKGAFPWNHPLSLQSWLEDRHTTDFLEDADVLLVVGSGLGELSSNYYTFKPRGRVIQIEADLGKLESNHPALGIHADARLALSALLETVPVREDADAADRVRTVLDLVRERIDAQELTLEQRVLAAVREALPDRSASFWDMTILAYWAWSAFDARRPNTMHSAQGAGGLGYAFPAAIGGAVADPTHPVLAVSGDGGALYSIAELATARQHNLDVTWLIVDDGGYGILREYMTDAFGQATATELSRPDYVALAESFGVPGVRTTPDTLADDLAKSLATPGPSVVVLPALLRMFAPTHLG
- a CDS encoding phosphatase produces the protein MPIPGTPSRADLVDHLVRTRIAGDVATPRENNLSHYRKLANGDRNYWLGLELGDRWTDEQDVLAVMAERCGVNDDPEYRYGQDTIDPDLTVDALERMAGRLRKAAAGKQRVLFATGHPGGLLDVHRATAAALRSAGCEIVVIPDGLTTDEGYVFQFADVAVLEHGATLWHTHSGEPMRAILKGLESAGRPLPDLVVADHGWAGCAGQLGIDSMGYADCNDPALFLAESEGTVQVTVPMDDHVTSPRHYDPMTAYLLDAAGLMDTEPDAEDTDTD
- a CDS encoding PucR family transcriptional regulator, with protein sequence MEETSTMPDPAVPGPAPAVPPTPPVPLAALLAREDLGLRQIAGPQDSATVIHWAHTSEMADPYPYLLGGELLLTAGVHVPEAAGSGTYFDDYVSRIVEAGGAALGFGVAPVHDTVPRALVVACDDYGLPLVEVPPRTTFSGVARAVWQLMAQARHTELRRVTEAQQSLAAAAARPDPVPSVLRQLAQRVGGRAALYAPDGGEVASAGRMPGAAGAGGGLRAGAGAGLSPGVGAGGGPSPGAGAGAGPSPGAEVSEALAGLVAVVRPATEDGSGTGGGSGAGGRSGSDGSSTAGPSPSPSPSSASDTAAGVHLAAYALGTGQGFVLGVAAPRRDPGDHTIASVGAVLLSLLTGEHQSSTGAARSSALVRLLLGAAPDEVAPLLGGGERWVVVHARPDGPAPDAVTASALGAALGSALVDVDGDVVRVLVPAGHRELAAQPGWTCGASAPVGPQEWASADTQAGRALSRARATRARLVRHGEHPGLADLVPPSEAAAHARTVLAPIAANPALTETLRTWLSLHGSWDRTAVALSVHRNTVRQRIARCATLLSTDLDDPDVRMELWFALRHA
- a CDS encoding sodium:solute symporter, which codes for MAVDYTVIVVYLVGMLAMGWWGMRRAKSKSEFLVAGRRLGPTMYSGTMAAIVLGGASTIGGVGLGYQYGLSGAWMVFTIGLGLLALSVFFSARIARLKVYTVSEMLDLRYGGRAGVISGVVMWAYTLMLAVTSTIAYATIFDVLFDMNRTVAIILGGSIVVAYSTLGGMWSITLTDMVQFVVKTIGVLLLLLPIAVVKAGGFSEMKAQLPTEYFDPLGIGGETIFTYVLIYTFGMLIGQDIWQRVFTARSDTTARWGGTVAGTYCLVYALAGAVIGTAAKVLYPKLGSPDDAFATIVKDELPIGVRGLVLAAALAAVMSTSSGALIACATVANNDIWSRLRGAVTTASDSTASDTTASDTTASDEERDEVRGNRAFILIMGVAVICTAIALNNVIEALTVAYNLLVGGLLVPILGGLLWKRGTAQGALAAVVVGGLAVIGLMASYGILANEPIYYGLLSSLAVYVIVSLATPATDAAVLAAWRERLAGRASEPVSESVPAHQ
- the speB gene encoding agmatinase — encoded protein: MSSYETPRGPVDSSRVPRFAGPATFARLPRLDEVGTTDVAVVGVPFDAGVSYRPGARFGGNAIREASRLLRPYNPAQDASPFALAQVADAGDIAANPFNINEAVETIEGAADELLGTGARLMTLGGDHTIALPLLRSVAKKHGPVALLHFDAHLDTWDTYFGAEYTHGTPFRRAVEEGILDTEALSHVGTRGPLYGRQDLTDDEKLGFGIVTSADIYRRGADEVADQLRRRIGDRPLYISIDIDCLDPAHAPGTGTPEAGGMTSRELLEILRGLASCHLVSADVVEVAPAYDHAEITSVAASHTAYELTTIMSRQIAQAREKNAQAPEETDAK